The proteins below come from a single Microtus ochrogaster isolate Prairie Vole_2 chromosome 8, MicOch1.0, whole genome shotgun sequence genomic window:
- the LOC101986745 gene encoding olfactory receptor 13G1-like, protein MMNGTLVSEFLILGFSEMPHLQVPLFLSFLCLYMAAISGNLLIMVTISASPSLHTPMYFFLVNLAMVDILCTSTILPKLLDSMVGQRTISYGGCMTQLFFFTWSLGAELLLFSAMAYDRFVAICCPLHYSAWMGPRVCVFLAGLVWAISLTNTSVNSSLVLRLPFCSSNVIEHFFCEIPPLLKLSCAPTQLNEAMAFAADVFLAVGNFSVIILSYGCIVASILKIRSAEGKRRAFSTCSAHLIVVSMYYSTVIYTYIRPSSSYSLNKDKVVSVIYTSVAPTLNPLIYTLRNKDVKVALRRLLSCC, encoded by the coding sequence ATGATGAATGGGACACTGGTCTCCGAGTTCCTCATCCTGGGATTCTCAGAGATGCCTCATCTTCAGGTACCACTTTTCCTCAGCTTCCTTTGTCTCTACATGGCTGCAATCTCAGGAAACCTGCTCATTATGGTGACAATCAGTGCCAGCCCATCCCtacacacccccatgtacttcttcctggtCAACCTGGCTATGGTGGACATCCTCTGCACCTCTACGATCCTACCCAAGCTACTGGACAGCATGGTTGGGCAGAGGACCATCTCTTATGGGGGCTGCATGACCCAGCTCTTCTTCTTCACATGGTCACTGGGGGCAGAGCTTCTGCTCTTCTCAGCGATGGCTTATGACCGCTTTGTGGCCATCTGTTGCCCCCTGCACTATAGTGCCTGGATGGGCCCTagggtgtgtgtgttcctggctggACTTGTCTGGGCCATCAGCCTGACTAACACTAGTGTGAACTCAAGCCTGGTGCTGCGTCTACCCTTCTGCAGCTCCAACGTGATAGAGCACTTCTTCTGTGAGATTCCCCCACTGCTGAAGCTCTCCTGTGCTCCAACACAACTGAACGAAGCCATGGCTTTTGCTGCAGATGTGTTTCTGGCAGTAGGGAACTTCTCTGTGATCATCCTCTCCTATGGCTGTATTGTGGCCAGCATCCTGAAGATTCGCTCTGCTGAGGGCAAGCGGCGTGCCTTTTCCACCTGCTCTGCTCACCTCATCGTGGTGAGCATGTACTACTCCACCGTCATCTACACGTACATCCGCCCTTCCTCCAGCTACTCACTGAACAAGGACAAGGTGGTGTCTGTCATCTACACCTCTGTGGCACCCACCTTGAACCCCCTCATCTACACTCTGAGGAACAAGGATGTCAAAGTTGCCCTTAGGAGACTTCTGTCCTGCTGCTGA